In Streptomyces capitiformicae, one genomic interval encodes:
- a CDS encoding acyl-CoA dehydrogenase family protein yields MTSTMTDGTALTDTELEELRETVRSVCADSGGTAAVRRLSEEAPGIDADLWGTLGRQVGLAALGLPESTGGIGGLAEIAAVCEELGRTLAPVPLLSSTVLAGQVLAGCGDAGKAPAGCGGAGKAPAGCGGAGEALADLAGGAVHALAVAAPDGTWRADAVPVAASWQGSVPLLNGTAPFVLDGADAEALVVAAAGTDGVDLFLADPREPGVTVRRVPTLDLSRGQAVVTFSGARARPLTVGGEGADIVSRALDVALVALAAEQLGGAQAALDMTVAHVRDRTQFGRAIGGFQAVKHACADMLLQVEAARSAVVRAVRADGSPKALAEAAAVAQAWCGEAFVSVAAECVQFHGGMGFTWEHDAHLYFRRAQSDAVLLGGAAHHRERLAGLLGW; encoded by the coding sequence ATGACGAGCACCATGACCGACGGCACGGCCCTGACGGACACCGAGTTGGAGGAGCTGCGCGAGACCGTTCGCTCGGTGTGCGCGGACTCCGGCGGCACCGCCGCGGTGCGCCGGCTGTCCGAGGAGGCCCCCGGCATCGACGCCGACTTGTGGGGCACCCTCGGCCGGCAGGTCGGCCTCGCGGCCCTCGGCCTGCCCGAATCGACGGGAGGCATCGGCGGCCTCGCCGAGATCGCCGCCGTCTGCGAGGAGTTGGGCAGGACACTGGCACCGGTACCGCTGCTGTCCTCCACCGTGCTGGCCGGGCAGGTGCTGGCCGGCTGCGGTGATGCCGGCAAGGCGCCGGCCGGCTGCGGTGGTGCCGGCAAGGCGCCGGCCGGCTGCGGTGGTGCCGGCGAGGCGCTGGCCGACCTGGCCGGGGGCGCCGTGCATGCCTTGGCGGTGGCCGCGCCCGACGGGACGTGGCGGGCCGACGCCGTGCCGGTGGCCGCCTCCTGGCAGGGCAGCGTCCCCCTGCTGAACGGCACGGCGCCGTTCGTCCTCGACGGCGCCGACGCCGAGGCGCTGGTGGTGGCCGCGGCCGGCACCGATGGCGTCGACCTTTTCCTGGCCGACCCCCGTGAGCCGGGAGTCACGGTGCGCCGGGTGCCCACCCTGGACCTCAGCCGGGGCCAGGCGGTGGTCACCTTCTCCGGTGCCCGGGCCCGGCCGCTGACCGTCGGCGGCGAGGGGGCGGACATCGTCTCCCGCGCCCTGGACGTGGCCCTGGTGGCCCTGGCCGCCGAGCAACTGGGCGGAGCGCAGGCCGCCTTGGACATGACGGTGGCCCATGTGCGCGACCGTACCCAGTTCGGTAGGGCGATCGGCGGCTTCCAGGCGGTCAAGCACGCCTGCGCCGACATGCTGCTCCAGGTCGAGGCCGCACGGTCGGCCGTGGTGCGCGCGGTCCGGGCGGACGGCTCGCCCAAGGCGCTGGCCGAGGCGGCGGCGGTGGCACAGGCGTGGTGCGGCGAGGCGTTCGTCTCCGTCGCCGCCGAGTGTGTGCAGTTCCACGGCGGGATGGGCTTCACCTGGGAGCACGACGCGCACCTGTACTTCCGGCGCGCCCAGTCCGACGCGGTGCTGCTGGGCGGCGCCGCACACCATCGGGAACGGCTGGCCGGGCTGCTGGGCTGGTGA
- a CDS encoding putative PEP-binding protein — translation MSVTSREAGPLAQSGAPSGTHSRILVPYGQGRTRGLDADELGAHGAAMDRLVALGLPVVPGLTVPAGAAASLCDPDTAEAAVALVEQLSGRRIGDAARPLLLRLSASAPTEIAGLPPDLACLGVTPARADDLCALIGRGDALYEVWATTVRVIAEYALDVPGAVLDDALLDTPVPRARVEVLLSLTGEHGSRPFPDDPAQQLALAARALLARWDSPRARRSRRAQRLPADLAVALHVQGLRIGPADHSGYGTAVSRDPETGRLSPQGSFFRGVRRSAPPPHTGEPLEQLAGGTALLEHSLLTLERHLRAPVSVDFEVRDDEISLLAASAQARPPLRASVCLAADLGRDGALGREEAVRRVTPAQVQELLHPQLRLTGGEELLAKGLPASPGAATGAVVLSSERALELAADGTRVVLVAAETTPADVPGMLASAAVLTGSGGIASHAAVVARGAGKPAVCGAEGLRVDLAAGTVRFGERVVREGDPVSLDGRTGAVYAGTLSVSVAGPPPELSTLLEWADGVRRLGVRVNADTAAEVDTALALGAEGVGLCRTEHQFLGERLPLIRRVLLAADQTARDEALLALERAQHEDFHALLAAVGNRPVTVRLLDAPLHEFLPAPGHAMDAAEEQRAAALHEANPMLGLRGVRLALLHERLYPAQAEALFTAWADVAATGVRPELEVMIPLVSLPEELAAAAAYVRGAADAVAARTGVEVPYRLGTMIETPRAALLAGELAEHAEFFSFGTNDLTQLTYGFSRDDVERQVLASYQERGFLTASPFARLDPHGVGALVRLAAERARGVRPDIKLGVCGEHGGDPESIAFCDDLGLDYVSCSAHRVPVARMAAAHSALRERRDESGSAR, via the coding sequence TTGAGCGTCACCTCCCGCGAGGCGGGCCCGCTCGCACAGTCCGGGGCGCCCTCCGGAACCCACAGCCGGATCCTGGTGCCCTACGGGCAGGGACGGACCCGGGGCCTCGACGCCGACGAACTCGGCGCGCACGGCGCGGCGATGGACCGGCTGGTAGCCCTCGGCCTGCCGGTCGTGCCGGGGCTCACCGTGCCCGCCGGCGCCGCCGCCTCGCTGTGCGATCCCGATACCGCCGAAGCCGCCGTGGCCCTGGTCGAACAGCTCTCGGGGCGGCGCATCGGGGACGCGGCCCGGCCGCTGCTGCTGCGCCTGTCGGCGAGCGCGCCGACCGAGATCGCCGGACTGCCGCCCGACCTGGCCTGTCTCGGCGTCACTCCGGCCCGTGCCGACGACCTGTGCGCCCTCATCGGGCGGGGGGACGCGCTGTACGAGGTGTGGGCCACCACCGTACGCGTGATCGCCGAGTACGCCCTCGACGTGCCCGGCGCGGTGCTCGACGACGCCCTCCTGGACACGCCCGTGCCGCGGGCACGGGTGGAGGTGCTGCTGTCCCTCACGGGGGAACACGGCTCCCGGCCCTTCCCCGACGACCCTGCGCAGCAGCTCGCGCTGGCCGCCCGTGCCCTCCTCGCCCGGTGGGACTCGCCGCGTGCCAGAAGGTCCCGCCGAGCCCAGCGGCTCCCCGCCGACCTGGCCGTCGCCCTGCATGTGCAGGGCCTGCGTATCGGCCCGGCGGACCACTCGGGCTACGGCACGGCGGTCAGCCGCGACCCTGAGACCGGGCGCCTCTCTCCCCAGGGCTCCTTCTTCCGGGGGGTGCGCCGCAGCGCTCCGCCGCCGCACACCGGTGAGCCGCTGGAACAACTCGCGGGTGGCACCGCGCTCCTTGAGCACTCCCTGCTCACCCTGGAGCGGCATCTGCGCGCGCCGGTGTCGGTCGACTTCGAGGTGCGCGACGACGAGATCTCCCTGCTCGCCGCCTCGGCGCAGGCCCGCCCGCCGCTACGGGCGTCGGTGTGTCTGGCCGCGGACCTGGGCCGGGACGGGGCGCTCGGCCGCGAGGAGGCCGTAAGGCGGGTCACGCCCGCGCAGGTGCAGGAACTGCTGCACCCCCAACTACGGCTGACCGGTGGGGAGGAGCTCCTGGCGAAGGGGCTGCCCGCGTCCCCGGGGGCGGCGACCGGAGCGGTCGTGCTGTCCAGTGAACGTGCCCTCGAACTGGCCGCGGACGGCACCCGGGTCGTGCTCGTGGCCGCCGAGACGACCCCGGCGGACGTCCCCGGGATGCTGGCCTCCGCCGCCGTGCTGACCGGCAGTGGCGGTATCGCCTCGCATGCCGCCGTGGTGGCGCGAGGCGCCGGCAAGCCCGCGGTGTGCGGCGCCGAGGGGCTGCGCGTGGACCTGGCCGCCGGGACGGTCCGCTTCGGGGAGCGGGTGGTGCGTGAAGGCGACCCGGTCTCGCTGGACGGCCGTACCGGCGCCGTGTACGCGGGGACGCTGAGCGTCAGTGTGGCCGGACCGCCACCCGAACTGTCCACCTTGTTGGAGTGGGCGGACGGCGTGCGCCGGCTGGGCGTGCGGGTCAACGCCGACACCGCCGCCGAGGTGGACACGGCCCTGGCCCTGGGCGCGGAGGGTGTCGGGCTGTGCCGTACGGAACACCAGTTCCTCGGCGAGCGGCTGCCGCTGATCCGCCGGGTGCTCCTGGCGGCCGACCAGACCGCCCGCGACGAGGCGCTGCTGGCGCTGGAGCGCGCCCAGCACGAGGACTTCCACGCGCTGCTGGCCGCGGTCGGGAACCGCCCGGTGACCGTGCGCCTGTTGGATGCCCCGCTGCACGAGTTCCTGCCCGCCCCCGGGCATGCCATGGACGCGGCTGAGGAGCAGCGGGCGGCCGCGCTGCACGAGGCGAACCCGATGCTCGGGCTGCGCGGTGTGCGGCTGGCGCTGCTGCACGAGAGGCTCTACCCGGCGCAGGCCGAGGCGCTCTTCACCGCCTGGGCCGATGTCGCCGCCACCGGAGTCCGTCCGGAGCTGGAGGTGATGATCCCGCTGGTCAGCCTGCCGGAGGAACTGGCAGCCGCGGCCGCGTACGTACGCGGTGCCGCCGACGCCGTCGCCGCCCGCACCGGGGTGGAGGTCCCGTACCGGCTCGGCACGATGATCGAGACCCCGCGGGCCGCGCTGCTGGCCGGCGAACTCGCCGAGCATGCCGAGTTCTTCTCCTTCGGCACCAACGACCTCACGCAGCTCACCTACGGCTTCTCCCGGGACGACGTCGAACGGCAGGTGCTCGCCTCGTACCAGGAACGCGGGTTCCTGACCGCCAGCCCGTTCGCCCGGCTCGACCCGCACGGGGTGGGCGCCCTGGTCCGCCTGGCGGCCGAGCGGGCACGGGGCGTGCGGCCCGATATCAAGCTGGGCGTGTGTGGTGAGCACGGTGGGGATCCGGAGTCGATCGCGTTCTGCGACGACCTCGGCCTCGACTACGTCTCGTGTTCCGCGCACCGCGTGCCGGTGGCCCGGATGGCGGCCGCGCACAGTGCCCTGCGGGAACGGCGTGACGAGAGCGGGAGCGCACGATGA
- a CDS encoding 2-oxo acid dehydrogenase subunit E2, which yields MAVEVLLPKIGLTMQEGTIDEWLVPTGAAVAEGDALLRLATDKVDVDVEAEAGGLFHPVVPAGATVPAGALIGWLLAEGEQPPEAAGAPTPGADTAAVAALSGAGVAPGAAGAAAAPTVNGTGDRLLSSPNARRVAAAADVDLTAVHGTGPGGRIVSEDVEDFLAALPGDPATPAPPSGTPSSPLVRKLAKERGIDLSGVNGTGPGGRIRRSDLDAVAPPPLRRDAAPQPGDILPLTGMRGTIARRMHASLQEMAQLTHGYEVRMDAVVSLRDRLKEEWADSELPVPSINDFLLRAAALALREHPLLNATVREDGIHLLDGIHLGFAVAVPGGLMVPVIEDAVALALPEIARRSRSLAQAAREGRISPAQLEGATFTVTSLGGYGVDFFTPVINPGNVAILGVGRLRDGVEWVDDRPLRTRVLTLSLTFDHRAIDGAPAAEYLRTVGELLRKPLRLLV from the coding sequence ATGGCGGTCGAGGTTCTGCTGCCGAAGATCGGCCTGACCATGCAGGAAGGCACGATCGACGAATGGCTGGTGCCCACCGGCGCGGCCGTCGCGGAGGGCGACGCACTGCTGCGGCTGGCCACGGACAAGGTCGACGTGGACGTCGAGGCGGAGGCCGGGGGACTTTTCCACCCCGTGGTCCCAGCGGGCGCCACCGTCCCGGCCGGGGCCCTCATCGGCTGGCTGCTGGCCGAGGGCGAGCAGCCACCGGAGGCGGCGGGTGCGCCGACGCCCGGCGCGGACACGGCCGCCGTGGCTGCCCTCAGCGGTGCCGGTGTGGCCCCCGGCGCCGCCGGAGCTGCTGCGGCGCCCACCGTCAACGGCACCGGGGACCGGCTTCTGTCCTCGCCGAACGCCCGGCGGGTCGCCGCGGCCGCCGACGTCGACCTCACCGCCGTACACGGCACGGGGCCGGGCGGCCGGATCGTCTCCGAGGACGTGGAGGACTTCCTCGCGGCCCTCCCCGGCGACCCCGCCACGCCCGCTCCGCCGAGCGGCACCCCCTCCTCGCCACTGGTCCGCAAGCTGGCGAAGGAGCGGGGCATCGACCTCTCCGGCGTGAACGGCACCGGACCCGGCGGACGTATCCGCCGGTCCGACCTCGACGCGGTCGCTCCGCCGCCTCTTCGCCGGGACGCGGCCCCTCAGCCCGGCGACATCCTCCCGCTCACCGGAATGCGCGGCACCATCGCCCGCAGGATGCACGCCAGCCTCCAGGAGATGGCACAGCTGACGCACGGCTACGAGGTGCGGATGGACGCCGTGGTGTCCCTGCGGGACCGGCTCAAGGAGGAGTGGGCCGACAGCGAACTGCCGGTGCCCAGCATCAACGACTTCCTGCTGAGGGCCGCCGCCCTGGCCCTGCGCGAGCACCCGCTGCTCAACGCGACGGTGCGGGAGGACGGTATCCATCTGCTCGACGGCATCCACCTGGGCTTCGCGGTGGCCGTCCCGGGCGGCCTCATGGTCCCCGTGATCGAGGACGCGGTGGCGCTGGCGCTGCCCGAGATCGCCCGCCGGTCGAGGTCCCTGGCCCAGGCCGCGCGGGAGGGGCGGATCTCCCCCGCACAGCTGGAAGGGGCCACCTTCACCGTCACCTCGCTCGGTGGATACGGCGTCGACTTCTTCACCCCCGTGATCAACCCCGGCAATGTCGCGATCCTCGGGGTGGGCAGGCTCAGGGACGGTGTCGAGTGGGTGGACGACCGGCCCCTGCGGACGCGGGTGCTCACCCTGAGCCTCACCTTCGACCACCGTGCCATCGACGGGGCACCCGCCGCCGAATATCTGCGCACGGTCGGTGAGTTGCTGCGCAAGCCTCTCCGCCTGCTCGTGTGA
- a CDS encoding thiolase family protein produces MSGRDDVYVVGCGMHPFGRDESVTGMDMAEHAVREALADAGVAWADIGYAAGGSDVSGKPDTLVGRLGLTGVPFVNVQNGCATGASTVLAVANALRAGEASLGLAVGFDKHERGAFHVSAARYGLGDWYAETGMMLTTQFFALKTQRYLYEHGVSERALAMVAARAFRNGSHHPLAWRRRPLTEREILDSAEVSPPLTQYMFCSPGQGAAALVLALGDRAFDLCERPVRLASLAFRTRRFGSFEVFSPWLPPGPHHSPSVDAAEAAFRTAGVRPADVQVAQLQDTDSGSELIHLAETGLCGHGEQEELLAAGATDPAGRIPVNTDGGCLAGGEPVGASGLRQFHEVVRQLQGRAPGVQVPGAPRVGFTHVYGAPGISACSVLTV; encoded by the coding sequence ATGAGCGGGCGCGACGACGTGTACGTGGTCGGATGCGGGATGCATCCCTTCGGCCGCGACGAGAGCGTCACCGGAATGGACATGGCCGAGCATGCGGTACGGGAGGCGCTGGCCGACGCCGGCGTCGCCTGGGCGGACATCGGCTACGCGGCCGGCGGCTCCGACGTGTCCGGCAAGCCCGACACGTTGGTGGGCCGGCTGGGCCTCACCGGAGTGCCGTTCGTCAACGTGCAGAACGGCTGCGCGACCGGTGCGTCCACCGTGCTCGCGGTGGCCAACGCGCTGCGCGCGGGCGAGGCCTCTCTGGGACTGGCGGTGGGGTTCGACAAGCACGAGCGGGGCGCGTTCCACGTCTCCGCGGCCCGCTACGGCCTGGGCGACTGGTACGCCGAGACCGGCATGATGCTCACGACCCAGTTCTTCGCGCTGAAGACCCAGCGGTACCTGTACGAGCACGGGGTCTCGGAGCGGGCGCTGGCGATGGTCGCCGCACGAGCCTTCCGCAACGGCTCGCACCACCCCCTGGCCTGGCGCCGCAGGCCGCTGACGGAGCGGGAGATCCTGGACTCCGCCGAGGTCAGTCCCCCGCTCACCCAGTACATGTTCTGTTCGCCCGGACAGGGCGCGGCGGCGCTGGTGCTCGCACTCGGCGACCGTGCGTTCGATCTGTGCGAACGGCCGGTCAGGCTCGCGTCGCTGGCCTTCCGGACCCGGCGGTTCGGTTCGTTCGAGGTGTTCTCGCCCTGGCTGCCGCCGGGACCGCACCACAGCCCCAGCGTCGACGCCGCGGAGGCGGCCTTCCGCACGGCGGGGGTGCGGCCCGCTGACGTACAGGTCGCCCAGTTGCAGGACACCGACAGCGGCTCGGAGCTGATCCACCTGGCGGAGACCGGGCTGTGCGGCCATGGCGAGCAGGAGGAGCTGCTGGCGGCCGGGGCCACCGATCCGGCGGGCCGGATACCGGTCAACACCGACGGCGGCTGTCTGGCCGGCGGGGAGCCCGTCGGCGCCTCGGGGCTGCGTCAGTTCCACGAGGTCGTACGGCAGTTGCAGGGCCGGGCGCCCGGTGTGCAGGTGCCCGGCGCCCCCCGGGTGGGCTTCACCCATGTGTACGGGGCGCCCGGGATCAGCGCGTGCTCGGTCCTGACGGTGTGA
- a CDS encoding TetR/AcrR family transcriptional regulator, with translation MTTSGTRAAHRPSRKQWVVEAATELFATQPPDEVTVADIAARAEMTSAAVYYHFSSKDQVLAEAMRAFAAALREQLEALTKAHAPGSDVGAAVTALLAWLGEHRSAATVFFVSSAGMSQEAETLRQESRTELLNELVRLIRKARESVSEAEAAVIGLGLLALLETAAISQVRGDDVYRSLGHRFFVREVGDLAERIADPAR, from the coding sequence ATGACGACATCCGGAACCCGCGCCGCTCACCGTCCGTCGCGCAAGCAGTGGGTGGTCGAGGCGGCCACGGAGTTGTTCGCCACCCAGCCGCCGGACGAGGTGACGGTGGCCGACATCGCCGCTCGTGCGGAGATGACCTCGGCGGCGGTGTACTACCACTTCTCCTCCAAGGACCAGGTCCTGGCGGAAGCGATGCGGGCGTTCGCCGCCGCGCTGCGCGAACAGTTGGAGGCGCTCACCAAGGCCCATGCCCCCGGCTCGGACGTGGGGGCGGCGGTCACCGCACTGCTGGCCTGGCTGGGCGAACACCGGTCCGCCGCCACCGTGTTCTTCGTGTCGTCGGCCGGCATGAGCCAGGAAGCGGAAACGCTGCGTCAGGAGAGCCGAACGGAGTTGCTGAACGAGCTGGTGCGGCTGATCCGCAAGGCCCGCGAGTCCGTCTCCGAGGCGGAGGCGGCGGTGATCGGCCTGGGCCTGCTGGCGCTGCTGGAGACCGCGGCGATCTCGCAGGTCCGGGGCGACGACGTCTACCGGTCGCTGGGACACCGCTTCTTCGTCCGCGAGGTCGGCGATCTCGCGGAGCGGATCGCCGACCCGGCCAGATAG
- a CDS encoding alpha-ketoacid dehydrogenase subunit beta has translation MTTTEAPAVATRKLTYVKAFNEGLAQAMREDENVFVAGEDVAGYGGVFRMFDNLLDEFGPRRMIDTPISEAALVGLGVGAAARGLRPVVDLMFMDFIGVCLDQIVNQAAKMKYMFGGALSVPLTITTASGAGLGAAAQHSQSLEAWLAHVPGLKVVMPCDAYTAKGLTVSAIRDDNPVVVMLNKVLLGSTSEVPEEIYGIPLGRAHTARQGSDVTVIALGRMVGEALAAADELAAEGVEIEVIDPRTVQPLDTETMFASVRRTNRVLVVHEAVTFGGLGAEIAAQIQDAAFDYLDAPVLRIGAPFSPVPFSPVLEKAYVPDRARIAQGCRRLLERS, from the coding sequence ATGACCACCACCGAAGCACCGGCCGTCGCCACGCGGAAACTCACCTACGTCAAGGCCTTCAACGAGGGGCTCGCGCAGGCCATGCGCGAGGACGAGAACGTCTTCGTCGCCGGCGAGGACGTCGCCGGATACGGCGGCGTGTTCCGTATGTTCGACAATCTGCTCGACGAGTTCGGCCCCCGCCGCATGATCGACACCCCGATCTCCGAAGCCGCCCTGGTCGGCCTCGGCGTGGGAGCCGCCGCCCGGGGGCTGCGCCCCGTCGTCGACCTGATGTTCATGGACTTCATCGGCGTCTGCCTCGACCAGATCGTCAACCAGGCCGCCAAGATGAAGTACATGTTCGGCGGCGCGCTGTCCGTGCCGCTCACCATCACCACCGCCTCCGGCGCGGGCCTGGGCGCCGCCGCCCAGCACAGCCAGAGCCTGGAGGCCTGGCTGGCCCACGTGCCCGGCCTCAAGGTGGTGATGCCCTGCGACGCGTACACCGCCAAGGGCCTGACCGTCTCGGCCATCCGGGACGACAACCCGGTCGTCGTGATGCTCAACAAGGTCCTGCTCGGCAGCACGAGCGAGGTGCCCGAGGAGATCTACGGCATCCCGCTGGGCCGGGCGCACACCGCCCGGCAGGGCTCCGACGTCACGGTGATAGCCCTCGGCCGCATGGTGGGAGAAGCCCTCGCGGCGGCCGACGAACTCGCGGCCGAGGGCGTGGAGATCGAAGTGATCGACCCCCGCACCGTGCAGCCGCTGGACACCGAGACGATGTTCGCCTCCGTCCGCCGCACCAACCGCGTGCTCGTGGTGCACGAGGCCGTCACCTTCGGCGGGCTCGGCGCGGAGATCGCCGCACAGATCCAGGACGCCGCCTTCGACTACTTGGACGCGCCGGTCCTGCGCATCGGCGCCCCCTTCTCCCCGGTGCCCTTCTCGCCGGTCCTGGAGAAGGCGTACGTGCCCGATCGCGCCCGCATCGCCCAGGGCTGCCGGCGCCTCCTCGAAAGGTCGTGA
- a CDS encoding TetR/AcrR family transcriptional regulator — translation MATTKNGKQPAHRPSRRQHIITAAVRVFGRNGFAETSIQDIADEAQVVPTAVYYHFDGKEELLELAMRRVFDQLNAVVEAARPASEPGDSEALVRVIDAVWDWVERNPDEARLYQVQVASASGNVKVLRDEFEQRHIQRGYDYLPEGTTRSPRAAKARHAAQALAVRTLISTTMLVTALRAEGGPLSQLPSRSVLEAVRALALRIVAAEQKPADQAGSRT, via the coding sequence ATGGCCACCACGAAGAACGGCAAGCAGCCCGCCCACCGACCCTCGAGGCGGCAGCACATCATCACCGCCGCCGTGCGGGTGTTCGGCCGCAACGGATTCGCGGAGACCAGCATTCAGGACATCGCGGACGAGGCCCAGGTGGTCCCCACGGCCGTCTACTACCACTTCGACGGCAAGGAGGAGCTGCTCGAACTCGCCATGCGCCGAGTCTTCGACCAGCTGAACGCGGTCGTCGAGGCGGCCCGGCCGGCCTCCGAGCCAGGTGATTCGGAGGCCCTGGTCCGGGTCATCGACGCCGTGTGGGACTGGGTGGAGCGGAACCCGGACGAGGCCCGTCTGTACCAGGTCCAGGTCGCCTCCGCGAGCGGCAACGTCAAGGTGCTGCGGGACGAGTTCGAACAGCGCCACATCCAGCGCGGCTACGACTATCTGCCCGAGGGCACCACACGCAGCCCCAGGGCGGCGAAGGCCCGGCACGCGGCACAGGCGCTCGCGGTCCGCACACTGATCAGTACGACCATGCTCGTCACCGCACTGCGGGCGGAGGGGGGACCGCTCTCCCAGCTGCCCTCCCGGTCCGTACTGGAGGCGGTCAGGGCGCTGGCGCTGCGCATCGTCGCCGCCGAGCAGAAGCCGGCGGACCAGGCCGGCTCACGCACCTGA
- a CDS encoding Zn-ribbon domain-containing OB-fold protein, with protein MTTRLIDESLFENRKNLENLENQEFDGEYPPRLVGARCSDCGTVVFPRQDSCPRCPDGVMSVRVLPVSGRVWSWTLQAFPPKPPYRAPSGGHRPYHVGYVDLGEVLVEARLAVPREEIRIGLPVRLTTVPAYRDEDGTEVVTFAFRPERDGER; from the coding sequence GTGACCACCAGACTCATCGACGAGTCGTTGTTCGAGAACCGGAAGAACCTGGAGAACCTGGAGAACCAGGAGTTCGACGGCGAGTATCCACCGCGTCTCGTGGGCGCACGCTGCTCTGACTGCGGCACCGTCGTCTTCCCCCGGCAGGACTCGTGCCCCAGGTGTCCGGACGGGGTGATGTCGGTGCGGGTGCTGCCGGTGAGCGGGCGCGTGTGGTCGTGGACGCTCCAGGCGTTCCCGCCGAAGCCGCCGTACCGGGCGCCGTCCGGCGGCCACCGGCCCTACCACGTCGGCTATGTGGACCTCGGTGAGGTACTGGTCGAAGCGCGGCTGGCGGTGCCCCGCGAGGAGATCCGGATCGGTCTGCCGGTCCGGCTCACCACGGTGCCCGCGTACCGGGACGAGGACGGAACCGAGGTGGTGACCTTCGCGTTCCGCCCGGAGCGGGACGGGGAGCGATGA